One region of Streptomyces rishiriensis genomic DNA includes:
- a CDS encoding carbohydrate ABC transporter permease, with translation MTHVLDRPAELRTPSSPAERTARRRALLEWIAVHSLGVAAALFFTLPFVFVLLTSLMSDSQALSRDLVPHTWEWANYRKVFDTPGFLTWWRNTLIYAGLGTVLTVVSSIPVAYALAKFRFRGRNLTLMLVISMMMLPPQVVVIPMYLFWAKQLDLSGTLWPMIIPLAFGDAFSIFLLRQFLLTIPNEYLDAAKVDGCGDLRTLLKVVLPMAKPGIAAVALFQFFAAWNDYFGPQIYASENPNAWTLSYALESFKGAHHTDWNLTMAATVLVMAPVILVFFFAQKAFVEGVTLTGVKG, from the coding sequence ATGACCCACGTACTGGACCGGCCGGCGGAGTTGCGGACACCCTCCTCGCCCGCCGAGCGCACGGCCCGCCGCAGGGCGCTGCTGGAATGGATCGCGGTCCACTCCCTCGGCGTGGCCGCGGCCCTCTTCTTCACCCTCCCGTTCGTGTTCGTGCTCCTGACGTCCCTGATGAGCGACTCCCAGGCGCTCAGCCGGGACCTGGTCCCGCACACCTGGGAGTGGGCCAACTACCGGAAGGTCTTCGACACCCCGGGCTTCCTCACCTGGTGGCGCAACACGCTGATCTACGCGGGACTGGGCACGGTCCTCACCGTCGTCTCGTCGATCCCGGTGGCGTACGCGCTGGCCAAGTTCCGCTTCCGGGGCCGCAATCTGACGCTCATGCTGGTGATCTCGATGATGATGCTGCCCCCGCAGGTGGTCGTCATCCCGATGTACCTGTTCTGGGCCAAGCAGCTGGACCTGTCGGGCACGCTGTGGCCGATGATCATTCCGCTGGCGTTCGGCGACGCGTTCTCGATCTTCCTGCTGCGCCAGTTCCTGCTGACCATCCCGAACGAGTACCTGGACGCCGCGAAGGTGGACGGCTGCGGGGATCTGCGCACCCTGCTGAAGGTCGTGCTGCCGATGGCGAAGCCCGGCATCGCCGCCGTCGCCCTCTTCCAGTTCTTCGCCGCCTGGAACGACTACTTCGGACCGCAGATCTACGCCTCCGAAAATCCGAACGCGTGGACCCTCTCCTACGCCCTGGAATCCTTCAAGGGCGCGCACCACACCGACTGGAACCTCACCATGGCGGCCACCGTGCTGGTCATGGCACCCGTGATCCTCGTGTTCTTCTTCGCCCAGAAGGCGTTCGTCGAAGGTGTCACCCTCACCGGAGTAAAGGGTTAA
- a CDS encoding ABC transporter substrate-binding protein — MPTRISEVVRKAAFALTASTVLLLSTTACTGQSATGSDDDASKETTLTFWHAWSAPNEVKAVKSLIAGFEKAHPNIQVNVVGNMTDDKINQALRAGGTKAPDVISSFTTNNVGKFCSSGALVDLNPYFEKADIDPSTTFPKAMNEYTQFDGNRCAAPLLGDAYGLYYNKTAFEKAGITAPPKTWSEFAADAEKLTITQGNTFKQLGFMPNYHGWETTTEHYLGQFSPTYFDTAGKSTIATDPAVASAFTVQKKLVDDLGGFKKLETFRSTLGDEWGPKHPFQTGQVAMQLDGEWRLGMALDAKPDFEIGVAPLPVPDDQAAQYGKGYITGTIAGIAATSKKQNAAWELVKYMTTDTDAVVAFSNAIHNVPSTLAALKSPDLKYDARFKTFLDIAANPNSTTSPASINGGVYLTTVQQLGYDYESGKVTDLKAGLQKAASQIDTDIAQAK; from the coding sequence ATGCCCACACGCATATCCGAAGTCGTCCGAAAGGCGGCTTTTGCCCTCACCGCCTCCACGGTCCTTCTGCTGAGCACCACCGCCTGTACCGGCCAGTCCGCGACCGGTTCCGACGACGACGCGTCGAAGGAGACGACCCTCACCTTCTGGCACGCCTGGAGCGCGCCGAACGAGGTGAAGGCGGTGAAGTCACTGATCGCCGGCTTCGAGAAGGCGCATCCCAACATCCAGGTGAACGTCGTCGGCAACATGACCGACGACAAGATCAACCAGGCGCTGCGCGCGGGCGGGACCAAGGCGCCGGACGTCATCTCGTCCTTCACCACCAACAACGTCGGCAAGTTCTGCTCGTCGGGCGCCCTCGTCGACCTCAACCCGTATTTCGAGAAGGCGGACATCGACCCGTCCACGACCTTCCCCAAGGCCATGAACGAGTACACCCAGTTCGACGGCAACCGCTGTGCCGCCCCGCTGCTGGGCGACGCGTACGGCCTCTACTACAACAAGACGGCGTTCGAGAAGGCGGGCATCACCGCTCCGCCCAAGACCTGGTCCGAGTTCGCGGCCGACGCCGAGAAGCTGACGATCACCCAGGGGAACACCTTCAAGCAGCTCGGCTTCATGCCGAACTACCACGGCTGGGAGACGACCACCGAGCACTACCTCGGCCAGTTCTCCCCGACGTACTTCGACACGGCCGGCAAGTCGACCATCGCGACGGACCCGGCCGTCGCGTCCGCCTTCACCGTCCAGAAGAAGCTCGTCGACGACCTCGGCGGGTTCAAGAAGCTGGAGACCTTCCGCTCCACACTCGGCGACGAGTGGGGCCCCAAGCATCCCTTCCAGACCGGTCAGGTCGCCATGCAGCTCGACGGCGAGTGGCGGCTGGGCATGGCCCTCGACGCCAAGCCCGACTTCGAGATCGGCGTCGCCCCGCTGCCCGTCCCGGACGACCAGGCGGCCCAGTACGGCAAGGGCTACATCACCGGCACCATCGCCGGCATCGCCGCCACCAGCAAGAAGCAGAACGCGGCCTGGGAGCTGGTGAAGTACATGACCACCGACACGGACGCGGTCGTCGCCTTCTCCAACGCCATTCACAACGTGCCGTCCACCCTGGCCGCCCTGAAGTCCCCCGACCTGAAGTACGACGCGCGTTTCAAGACGTTCCTGGACATCGCCGCCAACCCGAACTCGACCACCTCCCCCGCGTCGATCAACGGCGGCGTCTACCTCACCACCGTGCAGCAGCTCGGCTACGACTACGAGAGCGGCAAGGTCACCGACCTGAAGGCCGGCCTGCAGAAGGCCGCGTCGCAGATCGACACGGACATCGCGCAGGCGAAGTAG
- a CDS encoding ROK family transcriptional regulator, producing the protein MAGTAGTPGTPRVLRAMNDRAALDLLLAHGPLSRTRIGKLTGLSKPTASQLLARLEAAGLVLATGTTEGRPGPNAQLYEVNPAAAYAAGLDVTPERVLAAVADATGRTVGTFEVPTPGRKTADAVVRQVTDALDGAVKAARLTRADVRRLVVATPGAFDPTTGRLRYASHLPGWHSPALLDELAAALPMPVEYENDVNLAAVAEQRLGAARGHEDFVLLWNEGGLGAALVLGGRLHRGWTGGAGEVGFLPVPGAPLVRQVTKANSGGFQELAGSQAVPRLARELGITDIPSGPYAEAAATLVERAAAEDTAPHRQLLQTYATRLATGLASLVSVLDPELVVLSGASLTAGGEVLRALVQDELEELAASRPKLVMGDVTERPVLRGALESALAATRDEVFDTSR; encoded by the coding sequence ATGGCAGGAACCGCCGGTACGCCGGGCACCCCACGCGTCCTGCGCGCCATGAACGACCGCGCCGCCCTCGACCTCCTGCTGGCGCACGGCCCCCTGTCCCGCACCCGCATCGGCAAGCTCACCGGCCTGTCGAAGCCCACCGCCTCCCAGCTGCTGGCCCGGCTGGAAGCGGCGGGACTGGTGCTCGCGACCGGCACCACCGAGGGGCGCCCCGGCCCCAACGCCCAGCTGTACGAGGTCAACCCGGCCGCCGCGTACGCCGCGGGGCTCGACGTCACTCCCGAACGCGTGCTGGCCGCCGTCGCCGACGCGACCGGCCGGACCGTGGGCACGTTCGAGGTGCCCACGCCCGGCCGGAAGACCGCCGACGCCGTCGTACGGCAGGTCACCGACGCCCTCGACGGCGCGGTGAAGGCCGCGCGCCTCACCCGGGCCGACGTGCGACGGCTGGTCGTCGCCACCCCCGGCGCCTTCGACCCCACCACCGGCCGCCTGCGCTACGCCTCCCACCTGCCCGGCTGGCACTCCCCCGCGCTGCTCGACGAACTCGCCGCGGCCCTGCCGATGCCGGTCGAGTACGAGAACGACGTCAACCTCGCCGCCGTCGCCGAGCAGCGCCTGGGCGCGGCACGCGGCCACGAGGACTTCGTCCTGCTGTGGAACGAAGGCGGCCTCGGCGCCGCCCTCGTCCTCGGCGGCCGGCTGCACCGCGGCTGGACCGGCGGCGCCGGAGAGGTCGGCTTCCTGCCGGTCCCGGGCGCGCCTCTGGTCCGGCAGGTGACCAAGGCCAACAGCGGCGGCTTCCAGGAGCTGGCGGGCTCGCAGGCCGTCCCACGGCTGGCCCGGGAGCTCGGCATCACCGACATCCCGTCCGGGCCGTACGCCGAGGCCGCCGCCACGCTCGTCGAGCGGGCCGCCGCCGAGGACACCGCCCCGCACCGGCAGCTGCTCCAGACGTACGCGACCCGGCTCGCGACCGGTCTCGCCTCGCTCGTCTCCGTACTCGACCCCGAACTCGTCGTCCTCAGCGGCGCCTCCCTGACCGCCGGCGGCGAGGTGCTGCGCGCCCTCGTCCAGGACGAGCTGGAGGAGCTGGCCGCGTCCCGGCCGAAGCTGGTCATGGGCGACGTGACCGAACGGCCCGTGCTGCGCGGCGCGCTGGAGAGCGCGCTGGCGGCCACCCGCGACGAGGTCTTCGACACCTCCCGCTAG
- a CDS encoding carbohydrate ABC transporter permease, whose protein sequence is MAATHTLRAKHRRSALRTLAFLSPWLIGFAVFFAYPMISTVYFSFMHYDGFRPPTWSGTKNWTYVFEHYPFFWPALRNTLWLVVIMVTLRVLFGLGIGMLITKIKTGTGVFRTLFYLPYLAPPVAATMAFAFLLNPGTGPVNSILENVGIPAPGWFNDPNWSKPALTLMFLWGVGDLMVIFMAALLDVPKEQYEAAELDGASAWQRFRFVTLPNISPIIMFAVVTGVIAAMQCYTQPLVAGKVASGVIQGAGTMFEPGYPEHSTLTLPQLVYNLGFQRFDYGSACVVALVLFALSMAFTALLMRRRGGLIQAGD, encoded by the coding sequence ATGGCGGCCACCCACACGCTGCGGGCGAAGCACCGGCGCTCGGCGCTGCGCACCCTCGCCTTCCTGTCCCCCTGGCTGATCGGTTTCGCGGTCTTCTTCGCGTACCCGATGATCTCGACGGTCTACTTCTCGTTCATGCACTACGACGGTTTCAGGCCGCCGACGTGGAGCGGCACGAAGAACTGGACGTACGTCTTCGAGCACTACCCGTTCTTCTGGCCCGCCCTGCGCAACACGCTGTGGCTCGTCGTGATCATGGTGACCCTGCGGGTTCTGTTCGGGCTCGGCATCGGCATGCTCATCACGAAGATCAAGACCGGTACGGGAGTCTTCCGCACCCTCTTCTACCTGCCCTACCTCGCCCCGCCGGTGGCGGCCACCATGGCCTTCGCCTTCCTCCTCAACCCCGGCACCGGCCCGGTCAACTCGATCCTGGAGAACGTCGGCATCCCGGCGCCGGGCTGGTTCAACGACCCGAACTGGTCCAAGCCCGCCCTGACCCTGATGTTCCTGTGGGGGGTCGGCGATCTCATGGTCATCTTTATGGCCGCGCTGCTCGACGTACCGAAGGAGCAGTACGAGGCCGCGGAACTGGACGGCGCTTCGGCGTGGCAGCGGTTCCGGTTCGTCACCCTCCCCAACATCTCGCCCATCATCATGTTCGCGGTCGTCACCGGCGTGATCGCGGCGATGCAGTGCTACACACAGCCCCTGGTCGCCGGAAAGGTCGCCTCGGGCGTGATCCAGGGCGCGGGCACCATGTTCGAGCCCGGCTACCCCGAGCACTCCACGCTCACCCTTCCCCAACTCGTCTACAACCTCGGCTTCCAGCGCTTCGACTACGGCTCGGCCTGTGTCGTGGCCCTGGTGCTGTTCGCCCTGTCGATGGCGTTCACCGCGCTGTTGATGCGGCGCCGGGGCGGTCTCATCCAGGCAGGTGACTGA
- a CDS encoding 6-phospho-beta-glucosidase: MKLTVVGGGSTYTPELVDGFARLRDTLPVEELVLVDPAADRLDLVGGLARRIFARQDHPGRIVTTSDLDAAVEGADAVLLQLRVGGQAAREQDETWPLECGCVGQETTGAGGLAKALRTVPVVLDIAERVRRANPHAWIIDFTNPVGIVTRALLQAGHKAVGLCNVAIGLQRKFAALLDVTPAEVHLDHVGLNHLTWETGVRLGGPEGEDVLPGLLAAHGDTIAADLHLPRVLLDRLGTVPSYYLRYYYAHDEVVRELRTKPSRATEVAAMERQLLSLYADPALDEKPELLAKRGGAYYSEAAVDLAAALLTGSGSPYQVVNTLNNGTLPFLPDDAVIEVQAAVGPKGPSPLPVPPLDPLCAGLTANVTAYEDLALRAALHGGRDRVFKALLSHPLIAQYEYAEQLTDQLIAHNREHLAWA, translated from the coding sequence ATGAAACTCACCGTGGTCGGCGGCGGCTCGACCTACACACCCGAACTCGTCGACGGCTTCGCCCGCCTGCGCGACACCCTCCCCGTCGAGGAGCTCGTCCTCGTCGACCCGGCGGCCGACCGCCTGGACCTCGTCGGCGGCCTGGCCCGCCGGATCTTCGCCCGGCAGGACCACCCGGGCCGCATCGTGACGACGTCCGACCTGGACGCGGCCGTCGAGGGCGCCGACGCCGTGCTGCTCCAGCTCCGCGTCGGCGGCCAGGCGGCCCGCGAGCAGGACGAGACATGGCCGCTGGAGTGCGGCTGCGTCGGGCAGGAGACGACGGGCGCGGGCGGCCTCGCGAAGGCGCTGCGGACCGTTCCGGTGGTCCTGGACATCGCCGAACGGGTCCGCCGGGCCAACCCGCACGCCTGGATCATCGACTTCACCAACCCGGTCGGCATCGTCACCCGCGCGCTCCTCCAGGCCGGCCACAAGGCGGTCGGCCTGTGCAACGTGGCGATCGGCCTCCAGCGGAAGTTCGCCGCTCTGCTCGACGTCACCCCGGCCGAGGTCCACCTGGACCACGTGGGCCTCAACCATCTCACCTGGGAGACCGGGGTGCGGCTGGGCGGCCCCGAGGGCGAGGACGTGCTGCCGGGCCTCCTGGCCGCCCACGGCGACACGATCGCCGCCGATCTGCACCTGCCCCGCGTGCTCCTGGACCGGCTGGGCACGGTCCCCTCCTACTACCTGCGCTACTACTACGCGCACGACGAGGTCGTACGGGAGCTCCGTACGAAGCCGTCCAGGGCGACGGAAGTGGCCGCGATGGAACGGCAGTTGCTGTCGCTGTACGCCGACCCGGCCCTCGACGAGAAGCCGGAGCTGCTGGCGAAGCGCGGCGGCGCCTACTACTCGGAGGCGGCGGTGGATCTGGCGGCGGCGCTGCTGACCGGCAGCGGAAGCCCCTACCAGGTGGTGAACACCCTCAACAACGGCACGCTGCCCTTCCTCCCGGACGACGCGGTGATCGAGGTCCAGGCGGCGGTGGGACCCAAGGGCCCGTCCCCGCTGCCGGTGCCACCCCTCGACCCGCTCTGCGCCGGCCTGACGGCGAACGTGACGGCGTACGAGGACCTGGCCCTGCGGGCGGCCCTGCACGGCGGCCGCGACCGGGTGTTCAAGGCCCTGCTGTCCCACCCCCTGATCGCCCAGTACGA